In a genomic window of Bradyrhizobium sp. LLZ17:
- the dctP gene encoding TRAP transporter substrate-binding protein DctP, translating into MTTTYSRRSVLAAGASLLATATMAPRTAHAATKLRFSSAFTETDLRAQAYKDFAAAIKDEFEFEPYWGNTLFKQGAELVALQRDNLDLCNLAPADISKQIPAWSLLTSAFLFRDADHMTKTFKSDVGKSFITMAKDQLGIQVITPIYFGSRSINLKPAKEIKTPADMAGIKLRMPPGEFWQFLGESLGANPTPVAYAELYTALQTGTVDGQDNPVVASKLMKFDEVTTQFVLTKHVIAYDVMVIRSKIWDTMKPEQQAKFQAAADKISAENIKRFDSQEAETLDYFKKEGKKVYTPDVASFRSFAQKKYIDRYGKDWPKGALDAINAIT; encoded by the coding sequence ATGACAACGACCTATTCACGCCGCAGCGTTCTCGCTGCCGGCGCGTCACTATTGGCCACAGCAACGATGGCGCCGCGGACCGCACACGCCGCGACCAAGCTGCGCTTCAGCTCCGCGTTCACCGAGACCGACCTGAGGGCGCAGGCCTACAAAGACTTCGCAGCGGCGATCAAGGACGAGTTCGAATTCGAGCCGTATTGGGGCAACACTCTGTTCAAGCAGGGCGCCGAGCTGGTCGCGCTCCAGCGTGACAACCTCGATCTCTGCAATCTCGCGCCTGCCGACATCTCGAAGCAGATTCCTGCCTGGTCGCTGCTGACTTCGGCGTTCCTGTTCCGCGATGCCGACCACATGACGAAGACGTTCAAGAGCGACGTCGGCAAGAGCTTCATCACGATGGCGAAGGACCAGCTCGGCATCCAGGTCATCACACCGATCTACTTCGGCTCGCGCAGTATCAACCTGAAGCCCGCCAAGGAGATCAAGACGCCAGCCGATATGGCCGGCATCAAGCTGCGCATGCCGCCCGGCGAATTCTGGCAGTTCCTCGGCGAGTCACTCGGCGCCAACCCGACGCCGGTGGCGTATGCCGAGCTCTATACGGCGCTCCAGACGGGCACCGTCGACGGCCAGGACAATCCGGTCGTCGCCTCGAAGCTGATGAAGTTCGACGAGGTGACGACGCAGTTCGTGCTGACGAAGCACGTCATCGCCTACGATGTGATGGTGATCCGCTCCAAGATCTGGGACACCATGAAACCGGAGCAACAGGCCAAGTTCCAGGCCGCGGCGGACAAGATCTCGGCGGAGAACATCAAGCGCTTCGATTCGCAGGAGGCCGAGACGCTCGATTACTTCAAGAAGGAAGGCAAGAAGGTCTATACGCCGGACGTCGCCTCGTTCCGATCGTTTGCGCAGAAGAAGTACATCGATCGCTACGGCAAGGACTGGCCCAAGGGTGCGCTCGATGCGATCAACGCCATCACCTGA
- a CDS encoding TRAP transporter small permease, with product MHARLIAVAHWLRRRAENVAVALLAVMFGAFILQIFFRYVLGNPLGWSEELIIATWLWTVLWGAAFTLGESEEIRFDIIYSQISERTRRVFTVITGLALVLLYGISLPAAYNYVSFMKVEHSAYLRVPLNWMYSVFIIFMVACIARYCWLTWRAVRGDKSPETDPAKIGE from the coding sequence ATGCATGCCCGTCTCATCGCCGTCGCACACTGGCTCCGTCGACGCGCCGAAAACGTCGCCGTCGCGCTGCTGGCGGTCATGTTCGGCGCCTTCATCCTGCAGATCTTCTTTCGTTACGTGCTCGGCAATCCGCTCGGCTGGTCGGAAGAACTCATCATCGCCACCTGGTTATGGACGGTGCTTTGGGGCGCCGCGTTCACGCTGGGCGAGTCCGAGGAGATCCGCTTCGACATCATCTACTCACAAATTTCGGAACGGACGCGCCGCGTCTTCACGGTCATCACCGGATTGGCTCTTGTGCTGCTCTATGGCATCTCGCTTCCGGCGGCCTACAATTACGTCAGCTTCATGAAGGTCGAGCACTCTGCGTACCTGCGCGTGCCGCTGAACTGGATGTACTCGGTCTTTATCATCTTCATGGTTGCCTGCATTGCCCGCTATTGCTGGCTCACTTGGCGGGCTGTCCGCGGCGACAAGTCGCCCGAAACCGATCCGGCGAAGATCGGGGAGTGA
- a CDS encoding NAD(P)H-binding protein has translation MRIDAEADGAGSVLIAKALVPAEGIEGYIKRSTLDWVIVRPGRLTKRPFTGRYRFGEDVAERTLLASISGADVADFIVKQFTCQLQVDHR, from the coding sequence GTGCGCATCGATGCCGAAGCTGACGGTGCCGGATCTGTTCTTATCGCTAAAGCACTGGTGCCGGCTGAGGGGATTGAAGGGTACATCAAGCGAAGCACGTTGGATTGGGTGATCGTCCGCCCCGGGCGGCTAACAAAAAGACCATTCACGGGGAGATATCGGTTCGGTGAGGATGTTGCGGAGAGAACCCTGCTGGCGTCTATCTCAGGTGCCGACGTGGCAGATTTTATCGTGAAGCAGTTTACGTGCCAGCTTCAGGTCGATCACCGCTGA
- a CDS encoding type II 3-dehydroquinate dehydratase, whose protein sequence is MQNAIYVLNGPNLNRLGKREPEIYGRTTLAEIESMCRNEGGSRALEFRQTNHEGQMIDWIHEAIDDGAAGIIINPAGWTFTSIALMDALKMFPGPIIELHISNIHRRESVYHNSLVSKVATSVIAGLGANGYRTAVAAMKEMLV, encoded by the coding sequence ATGCAGAACGCGATTTATGTGCTCAACGGACCTAACCTGAACCGGCTCGGCAAGCGCGAGCCGGAGATCTACGGCCGCACGACCCTCGCCGAAATCGAATCGATGTGCCGCAACGAAGGCGGCAGCCGCGCGCTCGAATTTCGCCAGACCAATCACGAAGGTCAGATGATCGACTGGATCCACGAGGCGATCGATGATGGCGCCGCCGGCATCATCATCAACCCCGCGGGATGGACGTTCACCTCGATCGCGCTGATGGACGCGCTGAAGATGTTCCCCGGGCCGATCATCGAGCTGCATATCTCCAATATCCACCGGCGCGAAAGCGTCTATCACAACTCGCTGGTATCCAAGGTCGCGACCTCGGTGATCGCCGGGCTCGGTGCGAATGGCTATCGCACGGCTGTCGCAGCGATGAAGGAGATGCTGGTTTGA
- a CDS encoding outer membrane protein, with protein sequence MKTILLGAAALLALAAPAVAADMQPRTYTKAPAYTPPQVIYNWTGFYIGGHVGGAFAGNSSFQSSDARFLGGVQGGFDYQFAPNWVVGVEAQYSWLPTNNNGVTFPLGTQVTSNTDQIGSVTGRLGYTWGPALVYAKGGYAWRNGGLGVNVAGVPQAFTATGNSKDGYTVGAGLEYMFAPNWSAKAEYQYYNFGSTTFTSGPADVVGVRGREDEHTVKVGVNYRFGWGGPAASRY encoded by the coding sequence ATGAAGACGATTTTGCTGGGCGCAGCCGCGCTGCTGGCGCTGGCAGCGCCAGCCGTAGCCGCCGACATGCAGCCGCGCACCTACACCAAGGCTCCGGCCTATACGCCGCCGCAGGTGATCTACAACTGGACCGGCTTCTACATCGGCGGTCATGTCGGCGGCGCGTTCGCCGGCAACAGCAGCTTCCAGTCGAGCGACGCCCGCTTCCTCGGCGGCGTGCAGGGCGGCTTCGATTACCAGTTCGCGCCCAACTGGGTGGTGGGTGTCGAGGCGCAGTATTCCTGGCTGCCGACCAACAACAATGGCGTCACGTTCCCGCTGGGGACACAGGTGACGTCCAACACCGACCAGATTGGCTCAGTGACCGGCCGCCTTGGCTACACCTGGGGTCCGGCGCTGGTCTACGCCAAGGGCGGTTACGCCTGGCGCAACGGCGGTCTCGGCGTCAATGTCGCCGGCGTGCCGCAGGCCTTCACCGCCACCGGCAACAGCAAGGACGGCTACACCGTCGGCGCTGGCCTCGAATACATGTTCGCGCCGAACTGGTCGGCCAAGGCCGAGTACCAATACTATAATTTCGGCAGCACGACCTTCACCTCCGGCCCGGCCGATGTCGTCGGCGTTCGCGGCCGGGAGGACGAGCATACCGTCAAGGTGGGTGTGAACTACCGCTTCGGCTGGGGTGGTCCGGCAGCTTCGCGCTACTGA
- a CDS encoding GntR family transcriptional regulator, with product MWTEDHRSIVETAGQKAYRRIRDDIVSGVLQPSQRLRLDGLKETYGVSISTLRELLNRLTSEGLIVAEGARGFEVAPISVQNFKEVANLRQLLEIHALEESFAAGDMDWEGRVVAAHHKLSLVESRMLSGNRAGADAWKRYDFEFHHALLSACGSKVLLETHSAVFDKYLRYLLIAVVFRGEVTAREHRALLECALKRDVRTAKDVLVLHVQECVAFTLAKGPMARSSAALTMRGKSQVSLP from the coding sequence ATGTGGACTGAGGATCATCGGAGCATTGTTGAGACGGCGGGCCAAAAGGCCTATCGCCGCATTCGGGACGACATCGTAAGTGGAGTCCTGCAGCCGTCGCAGCGGCTGCGGCTCGATGGCCTGAAGGAGACCTACGGCGTCAGCATCAGTACACTGCGCGAACTCCTGAACCGGCTCACCTCTGAGGGCCTCATCGTCGCCGAGGGCGCGCGTGGCTTCGAGGTGGCGCCGATTTCCGTCCAGAACTTCAAGGAAGTGGCGAACCTGCGCCAGCTTCTGGAAATCCATGCGCTGGAGGAATCGTTCGCGGCCGGCGACATGGACTGGGAAGGCCGGGTGGTCGCGGCTCATCACAAGCTTTCTCTGGTCGAAAGCCGCATGCTATCCGGCAACCGCGCGGGGGCGGACGCCTGGAAACGCTACGATTTCGAGTTCCACCATGCACTGCTCTCGGCTTGCGGTTCGAAGGTGCTGCTCGAGACCCATTCGGCGGTCTTCGACAAATATCTGCGTTACCTGCTCATCGCGGTCGTCTTTCGCGGTGAGGTTACCGCGCGTGAGCATCGCGCGCTGCTTGAATGCGCCCTCAAGCGCGACGTCCGGACCGCCAAAGATGTGCTCGTCCTTCACGTCCAGGAGTGCGTCGCCTTCACATTGGCTAAAGGCCCGATGGCCCGGAGCAGTGCGGCCCTGACGATGAGGGGCAAAAGCCAAGTGTCCTTGCCCTAG
- a CDS encoding PilZ domain-containing protein, with protein sequence MEWQENTLDKRVVFERPIEARLMAIDGTWQRACKIHDVSELSAKLVIDGAINDIGQREFFLVLSPTGLAYRHCELAWVNGEFVCNF encoded by the coding sequence ATGGAGTGGCAAGAAAACACGCTGGATAAGCGAGTCGTATTCGAGCGGCCCATCGAGGCGCGCTTGATGGCGATTGATGGCACATGGCAGCGGGCGTGCAAGATTCACGACGTATCGGAATTGAGCGCCAAGCTGGTGATTGACGGCGCTATCAACGACATTGGCCAGAGGGAGTTTTTCCTCGTTCTGTCGCCTACCGGGCTTGCCTATCGGCATTGCGAACTCGCGTGGGTTAACGGCGAATTTGTGTGCAATTTCTAA
- a CDS encoding TRAP transporter large permease: MMVISPFALCIVSIVLLGALGLPIGHAMIVSSVLYLLLSGLDLGTAAEQILNGLFNSYVLLAIPLFILAADLMNVGSLTDRLLRFCLVLVGRFRGGLGHVNVVSNMIFAGMSGSAIADAVGIGRIIIGMMTKDNRYPVAYAAAITASAAIIGPIIPPSIPMVVYALVSDTSIGYLFLGGFVPGILLGLGFMIMNSIIARRRNYPVEPAIPLSEMPRITMRAFPALMLPVILLFGIYGGVMTPTEGAAAAAFYALIASTVLYRAVTWKQLYEAVLTSSKATASIGMLIAGAMIFNYVVTIENIPASLARLLHGHDMSAPVFLLVVNILLLILGCLLEGTTILLIIVPIFIPTAKLLGIDLVQFGVVVVVNIMIGLLTPPYGLLLFVLANMTRQPLGAIVREAVPFILMSLAVLAMITFIPDAVLLLPRLFGYKG, from the coding sequence ATCATGGTGATCTCGCCCTTCGCCCTCTGCATCGTCAGCATCGTCCTACTTGGCGCGCTCGGCCTGCCGATCGGGCATGCGATGATCGTGTCGTCCGTCTTGTACCTTCTGCTCAGCGGTCTCGACCTCGGCACTGCCGCCGAACAGATCCTCAATGGTCTGTTCAATAGCTACGTACTGCTCGCCATCCCGCTATTCATCCTGGCCGCCGATCTGATGAACGTCGGCAGCCTGACCGACCGGCTGCTGCGCTTCTGCCTGGTTCTGGTCGGGCGCTTCCGCGGCGGGCTCGGCCACGTCAACGTCGTCTCCAACATGATCTTTGCGGGCATGTCCGGCTCCGCGATCGCCGACGCGGTTGGCATCGGCCGCATTATTATCGGCATGATGACCAAGGACAATCGCTATCCCGTGGCCTACGCGGCGGCGATCACCGCTTCCGCCGCCATCATCGGTCCGATCATCCCGCCGTCGATCCCGATGGTGGTGTATGCGCTCGTCTCCGACACCTCGATCGGCTATCTCTTTCTCGGCGGCTTCGTGCCGGGCATCTTGCTCGGTCTCGGCTTCATGATCATGAACTCGATCATCGCGCGGCGGCGGAATTATCCGGTGGAGCCGGCTATCCCGCTCAGCGAGATGCCGCGCATCACGATGCGCGCCTTCCCGGCGCTGATGCTGCCGGTGATCCTGCTGTTCGGCATTTACGGCGGCGTCATGACACCGACCGAAGGCGCCGCGGCGGCCGCCTTCTATGCGCTGATCGCCTCCACGGTGCTCTATCGCGCCGTCACTTGGAAGCAGCTCTATGAGGCGGTCCTGACGAGCAGCAAGGCGACCGCCTCGATCGGCATGCTGATCGCCGGTGCCATGATCTTCAACTATGTGGTCACCATCGAGAACATCCCCGCCTCGCTGGCGCGCTTGCTGCATGGCCACGACATGAGCGCACCGGTTTTCCTGCTGGTGGTGAACATCCTTCTCCTGATCCTCGGCTGCCTGCTTGAGGGTACGACGATCCTGCTCATCATCGTGCCGATCTTCATCCCGACGGCGAAGCTGCTCGGCATAGACCTCGTGCAGTTCGGCGTCGTGGTCGTCGTCAACATCATGATCGGGCTTCTGACGCCCCCCTATGGTCTTTTGCTGTTCGTGCTCGCCAACATGACGCGGCAGCCGCTTGGCGCCATTGTGCGCGAGGCCGTGCCCTTCATCCTGATGTCTCTCGCCGTACTTGCCATGATCACTTTCATTCCCGATGCCGTGCTCTTGCTGCCGCGGCTGTTCGGCTACAAGGGCTGA